Below is a window of Parcubacteria group bacterium DNA.
GCCTGGGCATTTCGCAAGGTTTCCCGCCCGGTTCCTTCCTGGCAATACGGAGTCGGAGCGGTGGTGGCTCTCGTGCATGATGTTTTAATTACGACCGGAGTTTTTGTGTTTCTGGGAAAATTCCACGGGGTTGAAGTCGGTGTGCCTTTTGTTGCGGCGCTTCTGACTATTCTTGGATTTTCTGTTCATGATACGATTGTTGTGTATGACAGAATTAAAGAGAATCTTTTGAAATCCGGAAAGAAAGATGAATTCGAGGATGTAGTTAACAAATCCTTGAATGAAACTATGGCCCGTTCGATCAATACCTCGTTTACTGTGCTCATTGTACTTCTGGCAATCACAATTTTCGGAGGAGAATCAATCAGATTTTTTTCTATCGCGCTTTTAGTTGGAATATTCTTCGGAACCTATTCATCAATTTTTGTCGCTTCAGCGCTTTTGGTGACAAGTTATAAAATGAAATTAAAAAAGCTTAGTACCAAAAACTATAATTTATAAA
It encodes the following:
- the secF gene encoding protein translocase subunit SecF, translating into MINIIDKRKYFYAFSLTITTASLIMLIMWGLRLGKDFTGGTRMNIEFSQEESIGQVQNSLKDLNLKELSIQKSQNNSIAINYGSSDEVLNNSVREKLKELDANYKELRTEFTGASVSDQIKRNALLAIILANIGIGIFIAWAFRKVSRPVPSWQYGVGAVVALVHDVLITTGVFVFLGKFHGVEVGVPFVAALLTILGFSVHDTIVVYDRIKENLLKSGKKDEFEDVVNKSLNETMARSINTSFTVLIVLLAITIFGGESIRFFSIALLVGIFFGTYSSIFVASALLVTSYKMKLKKLSTKNYNL